A window from Pseudomonas alloputida encodes these proteins:
- a CDS encoding AraC family transcriptional regulator: MVKPQRELLVEVDEWTWEVGSRATDYPSDWFIEPHSHTKHQLIYAIKGLMIVESGNECWTVPPSRGVWMPCGQVHAIRCVGDVKMRSVFVRSDAATGLPLQSKAISISPLLSELIKASVGFTAPFAEDSREARVMRLILDEICVLPTLPLKLSQPSDQRLRVICTALHERPEDNATVADWGLRLGVDEKTIQRLFRKETGMTFGQWRQQARLMQALERIALGERIIDVAGALGYDSPSAFASMFKRQFGTTPSQFFR; this comes from the coding sequence ATGGTAAAGCCGCAACGTGAACTGCTGGTGGAGGTCGATGAGTGGACCTGGGAAGTGGGTAGCCGTGCGACCGACTACCCAAGCGACTGGTTCATCGAGCCCCATAGCCACACCAAGCATCAACTGATCTATGCCATCAAAGGCCTGATGATCGTCGAGTCCGGAAACGAATGCTGGACGGTGCCACCCAGCCGAGGTGTGTGGATGCCTTGCGGCCAGGTGCATGCCATTCGCTGTGTCGGCGACGTGAAGATGCGCAGTGTGTTCGTGCGCAGCGACGCGGCAACCGGCCTGCCCCTGCAGAGCAAGGCCATCAGCATCTCGCCCTTGCTCAGCGAACTGATCAAGGCCTCGGTGGGGTTCACCGCACCGTTTGCCGAGGACTCGCGCGAAGCCCGGGTCATGCGCCTGATCCTCGACGAAATCTGCGTACTGCCGACCTTGCCGCTGAAGCTGTCGCAGCCCAGCGACCAGCGCCTGCGGGTGATCTGCACGGCATTGCATGAACGGCCCGAGGATAACGCCACCGTTGCCGACTGGGGCCTGCGACTGGGGGTGGACGAAAAGACCATCCAGCGGTTGTTCCGCAAGGAAACCGGCATGACCTTCGGCCAGTGGCGCCAGCAGGCGCGGCTGATGCAGGCACTGGAGCGGATTGCCTTGGGCGAGCGAATCATCGATGTGGCGGGGGCCTTGGGCTATGACAGCCCAAGTGCCTTCGCCAGCATGTTCAAGCGCCAGTTCGGTACCACGCCCAGTCAGTTCTTCAGATAA
- a CDS encoding MFS transporter translates to MTTSAASVAAATPADQPQGFVVRIVGAAAFAHLLNDLIQAVLLSIYPMLKSDFALSFAQIGWIALVYQVTASLLQPWVGMFTDKHPQPYLLPAGMLVTLVGIALLAFAGNYEMLLVAAAVVGVGSATFHPEASRVARMASGGRFGTAQSTFQVGGNTGSALGPLLTAAIIIPHGQPAIAWFMLAAALAVLVLLRVTGWSVRHGQARLKTFAGQQAPGLSQGAMWRAVAVIAVLMFAKFVYIASFTNFFTFYLIEHFGLSVQHSQLYLFVFLAAVALGTFAGGPVGDRIGRKAVIWVSFLGVAPFALALPHANLAWTAVLAVAIGLVMSSAFAALVVYAQEAVPGRVGMVSGVMFGLMFGISGVGAAALGALADRHGIEWVYQAIAFLPLLGLATALLPATRSQARPGRCC, encoded by the coding sequence ATGACAACCTCCGCCGCCTCCGTAGCCGCCGCCACGCCTGCCGACCAGCCTCAGGGCTTTGTCGTGCGCATCGTCGGTGCTGCTGCATTCGCCCACCTGCTCAACGACCTGATTCAAGCCGTACTGCTGTCGATCTACCCCATGCTGAAAAGCGATTTCGCGCTGAGCTTCGCCCAGATCGGCTGGATCGCCTTGGTGTATCAGGTGACCGCTTCCCTGCTGCAACCTTGGGTCGGCATGTTCACCGACAAGCACCCACAACCCTACCTGTTACCTGCCGGCATGCTGGTGACGCTGGTGGGTATCGCCCTGCTCGCCTTTGCTGGCAACTATGAAATGCTGCTGGTGGCTGCCGCCGTGGTCGGCGTGGGTTCGGCCACCTTTCACCCAGAGGCCTCACGGGTGGCCAGAATGGCTTCCGGCGGGCGCTTCGGTACCGCGCAATCCACCTTCCAGGTCGGCGGCAATACCGGCTCGGCCCTCGGCCCGCTGCTCACTGCTGCCATTATCATTCCGCACGGCCAACCGGCCATTGCCTGGTTCATGCTGGCCGCTGCGCTGGCTGTTCTGGTGCTACTGCGGGTGACGGGCTGGAGCGTGCGCCACGGCCAGGCCCGGCTCAAGACCTTCGCGGGCCAACAGGCCCCCGGCCTGTCGCAGGGTGCCATGTGGCGCGCTGTGGCGGTGATCGCCGTGCTGATGTTCGCCAAGTTCGTCTACATCGCTTCGTTCACCAACTTCTTCACCTTCTACCTGATCGAGCATTTCGGCCTGAGTGTGCAGCACAGCCAACTGTACCTGTTCGTGTTCCTCGCAGCCGTTGCGCTGGGCACCTTTGCCGGCGGCCCGGTGGGTGATCGCATCGGGCGCAAGGCCGTGATCTGGGTCTCGTTCCTCGGCGTGGCACCGTTCGCCCTGGCCCTGCCCCATGCCAACCTCGCCTGGACAGCCGTACTGGCGGTGGCCATCGGCCTGGTGATGTCCTCGGCATTCGCTGCCCTGGTGGTGTATGCCCAAGAGGCGGTGCCAGGCCGGGTCGGCATGGTTTCGGGGGTGATGTTCGGGCTGATGTTCGGCATCAGCGGTGTGGGTGCAGCCGCCCTGGGCGCACTGGCCGACCGGCATGGCATCGAATGGGTGTACCAAGCCATCGCGTTCCTGCCGCTGCTCGGGTTGGCCACCGCCTTGCTACCGGCCACCCGCTCGCAGGCCCGCCCTGGCCGTTGCTGCTAA
- the dkgB gene encoding 2,5-didehydrogluconate reductase DkgB, whose amino-acid sequence MSVPSFGLGTFRLTGQTVIDSVKSALAVGYRVIDTAQIYKNEAEVGQAIAESGVPRSELFITTKIWVDNYAADKLIPSLRDSLQKLRTDYVDLLLIHWPAPGNGVELPEYMKALADAKQQGLARQIGVSNFNIELTRQAIAVVGKGEIATNQIELSPYLQNSKLTAFLKEQGITVTSYMTLAYGKVLKDPVLAQIAAKHKATVAQVALAWALQLGYAVIPSSTKRENLASNLLARGLTLDTDDMARIAKLERNGREVSPDGLAPTWD is encoded by the coding sequence ATGAGCGTTCCTTCCTTCGGCCTCGGCACCTTCCGCCTCACCGGCCAAACCGTCATCGACTCGGTCAAGTCTGCCCTGGCAGTCGGCTACCGTGTCATCGATACCGCACAGATCTACAAGAACGAAGCCGAAGTCGGCCAGGCCATCGCCGAAAGCGGCGTGCCGCGCAGCGAGCTGTTCATCACCACCAAGATCTGGGTCGACAACTACGCCGCCGACAAGCTGATCCCCAGCCTGCGTGACAGCTTGCAGAAACTGCGCACCGACTACGTCGACCTGCTGCTGATCCACTGGCCAGCGCCGGGCAACGGCGTAGAACTGCCCGAGTACATGAAGGCCCTGGCCGACGCCAAGCAGCAAGGCCTGGCTCGCCAGATCGGCGTTTCCAACTTCAACATCGAGCTGACCAGGCAAGCCATTGCCGTGGTCGGCAAAGGGGAAATCGCCACCAACCAGATCGAGCTCAGCCCCTATCTGCAGAACAGCAAGCTGACCGCGTTCCTCAAGGAACAAGGGATCACCGTGACCTCGTACATGACCCTGGCCTACGGCAAAGTGCTAAAAGACCCGGTACTGGCCCAGATCGCCGCCAAGCACAAGGCTACCGTCGCCCAGGTTGCCCTGGCCTGGGCCCTGCAACTGGGCTATGCCGTGATCCCGTCGTCGACCAAGCGTGAAAACCTGGCCAGCAACCTGCTTGCCCGTGGCCTGACGCTGGACACCGACGACATGGCACGCATCGCCAAGCTGGAGCGCAACGGCCGCGAGGTCAGCCCTGACGGCCTGGCGCCAACCTGGGACTGA
- a CDS encoding NEL-type E3 ubiquitin ligase domain-containing protein, with translation MTPSVIPADSIDALIARQLPGWLKRASAQELTELRAAALRQQRAQDQVDAWLGAITPLDEFAESLLKRAPEARSIKQVDLRQAQLRLVTLQPKPSISPALPSTSTRIVSTQTLLSAALHNFHEKEMQPGWFAAGSQLVTASGHLLPLSAQAFVRLCRDIDIGRRYQSHLQSKLEGEGGAVESTLEEALRANLALAAIAARIKDEIDEQTCQWINQAVGTASFLPADNAVLKCHTLRLLGKEVIGALVIEVRQNARLLGVIAWFPEDPYAPVSWHTSWELLYMTLGIRLRNEAYRRYFQRFVAERDRIAFCAALNALLSHGNTVLPLELDGRCFAIEGDVFVALRQARIEKMLDDARVLAVSTEDEDVADRRARLQGYLDLGLSVAGLAALFVPVLGQALLGLTVVQLAGEVYEGYQDWQLGDRDAALGHLFNVADTVVMAAVTAAGATALGKLAQRVARVDAMVPVSLGDGQLRLCDPSLSGYQREGVDLMVGQAVNETGRSLRRLHDAVYEVSEGDDGAWRIHHPSRPGAYSPALEHNGAGGWVHEFEQPQRWHDPAYMVRRLASRTAQVPDEAVSVALQTTGFEADCLRRLLLENAPAPARLLDAIERQQLHRDFPMLRGDAFEEVFNERQISPQAADRVLMRDFPGLSHRCAREIVEGASSIEMESLTGAGRVPLALAERARWAIRDSRIDRACAGLRQAAAENDDTGKLALGLIDAIAPWSAGVNVELPAAGRGGLLQTLRRQLDSRQRQLLGISQMTDDALGERLGREALADREAAARMIGLARVGQGIRPPVRLFDGRLGYPLSGHLTGTRQALRRTLNHVYPVMSSEQLEAYLQDLAWRGVDPWNHVSQLLQAKVSLKQALQAWRNDAGLNIVRRLRRFKVARRITASWQRFTPGEVAGDYHLTLVGERVGELPTLPDNVSFDHITHLTLRDMQVTSLDAGFLGRFSKVRNLDLRNNQLTRLPAGIEQLTELRTLRLGGNQIVLSSEDNLRLSQLVELRRLELNGNPVGLLPPLASFPLLRRLSLRNTGLGELPADLARHGNLELLDMRDNQIQTLPEALSLVPLRLWRGLELHDNPLSDETLQRLQLARASAGAAERRRVAHATAIPNAAAPWLSGFTPAQREVRLASWNRLNQEAGAQDLFRFFSDLRALREYDAQPRDLQARVWHILEACEQHAEVRASLFEQVARPRSCSDELLLTLSELEVGALVAKAGTAGTGLQKERALVRLGRSLFRLDKVNAIAARHIADYFSNDPVEVYLTYRVRLADSLDLPVQPSHLSYESFSGVGREDLDAARSEVLRQETPQALAQALADRTFWQDYLQEQQAARFSRLDEPFQQRLDALLEQSKTLSDGDYFAQVEHICAAREVAKRQLLLELSREAIQRHGL, from the coding sequence ATGACCCCTTCCGTAATACCTGCCGATTCCATCGATGCGCTGATTGCCCGTCAGTTGCCAGGCTGGCTCAAGCGCGCGTCTGCCCAAGAGCTGACAGAGCTGCGCGCCGCTGCTTTGCGCCAACAGCGGGCGCAGGACCAAGTAGACGCCTGGTTAGGGGCCATAACCCCCTTGGATGAGTTCGCCGAGTCGTTGCTCAAACGTGCGCCCGAGGCCCGTTCGATCAAGCAGGTAGACCTGCGCCAGGCTCAGCTCAGGTTGGTGACCCTCCAGCCAAAACCGTCGATATCGCCTGCTTTACCTAGCACGTCAACACGCATCGTCAGCACCCAGACGCTTCTCTCGGCGGCACTGCATAACTTCCACGAAAAGGAAATGCAGCCTGGCTGGTTCGCGGCCGGGTCGCAGTTGGTCACTGCCAGCGGGCACCTGCTGCCGCTAAGTGCGCAAGCCTTTGTCCGCCTTTGCAGAGACATTGATATTGGCAGGCGTTATCAAAGCCATTTGCAATCGAAGCTTGAAGGCGAGGGGGGGGCCGTCGAGAGCACCCTGGAGGAGGCGTTGAGGGCCAACCTGGCGCTTGCTGCAATCGCCGCAAGGATCAAGGATGAAATCGATGAGCAGACCTGTCAGTGGATCAACCAGGCGGTGGGCACAGCGTCTTTCCTGCCAGCCGACAACGCCGTGTTGAAGTGTCACACCCTGCGGCTGTTGGGGAAGGAGGTCATTGGCGCACTGGTGATCGAAGTGCGTCAGAACGCCCGCCTGCTTGGCGTTATCGCGTGGTTCCCTGAGGACCCGTATGCCCCGGTGAGTTGGCACACCAGCTGGGAGCTGCTGTACATGACGCTTGGCATACGCTTGCGTAATGAGGCCTATCGGCGCTACTTCCAGCGCTTCGTCGCAGAGCGTGATCGCATCGCCTTCTGCGCGGCCCTGAACGCACTGCTCAGCCACGGTAATACTGTTCTTCCGCTTGAGCTGGATGGCCGCTGTTTTGCGATCGAGGGCGACGTGTTCGTCGCGCTGCGCCAAGCCCGGATCGAAAAAATGCTGGATGACGCACGGGTATTGGCGGTTTCGACAGAGGATGAAGATGTCGCCGACCGTCGCGCACGTTTGCAGGGCTATCTGGATTTGGGGTTGAGCGTGGCAGGCCTGGCAGCGCTGTTTGTGCCTGTGTTGGGGCAGGCCCTGCTGGGGCTTACGGTGGTGCAACTGGCGGGTGAGGTGTACGAAGGCTACCAGGATTGGCAGTTGGGTGATCGCGACGCCGCATTGGGCCACTTGTTCAACGTGGCCGACACGGTCGTGATGGCGGCGGTGACGGCGGCCGGAGCGACGGCACTTGGCAAGCTGGCACAGCGAGTGGCGCGGGTGGATGCCATGGTGCCAGTAAGCCTGGGCGATGGCCAGTTGCGGCTGTGTGATCCGTCCTTGTCGGGCTATCAGCGTGAGGGCGTCGATCTGATGGTAGGCCAGGCCGTGAATGAAACTGGCCGTTCGCTGAGGCGCCTGCACGATGCTGTCTATGAGGTGAGCGAAGGGGACGATGGCGCATGGCGTATTCATCACCCATCAAGGCCAGGGGCGTATTCACCAGCACTTGAGCACAATGGTGCCGGGGGATGGGTGCATGAGTTCGAGCAACCGCAGCGCTGGCATGACCCCGCCTACATGGTGCGCCGCCTTGCCAGCCGCACGGCGCAGGTGCCCGATGAGGCGGTATCTGTAGCGCTGCAGACCACCGGTTTCGAGGCTGACTGCCTGCGCCGTTTGCTGCTGGAAAATGCGCCCGCGCCGGCACGCTTGCTCGATGCCATCGAACGCCAGCAATTGCACCGTGATTTCCCGATGTTGCGGGGGGACGCTTTCGAGGAGGTCTTCAACGAGCGACAGATCAGCCCGCAAGCAGCGGACCGCGTATTGATGCGGGACTTCCCAGGCCTTTCCCACCGCTGCGCACGGGAAATCGTCGAGGGGGCCAGCAGCATCGAGATGGAGAGCCTGACGGGTGCAGGCCGGGTACCCCTGGCCTTGGCGGAGCGTGCCCGCTGGGCAATACGCGACAGCCGGATAGACCGTGCCTGCGCAGGGTTGCGCCAGGCCGCCGCAGAAAATGACGATACCGGTAAGCTCGCGCTGGGCCTGATCGATGCCATCGCCCCTTGGTCGGCTGGGGTCAACGTTGAGCTGCCTGCCGCGGGCAGGGGTGGGTTGCTGCAGACGTTGAGACGGCAGCTGGACAGCCGCCAGCGACAGTTGCTTGGTATTAGCCAGATGACGGATGACGCACTGGGTGAGCGGCTTGGGCGTGAGGCACTCGCTGACCGTGAAGCGGCGGCCCGAATGATTGGGCTGGCCCGTGTGGGGCAGGGGATTCGCCCTCCTGTACGGTTGTTCGATGGACGGTTGGGCTACCCGCTCAGTGGCCACCTGACAGGGACTCGCCAGGCACTGCGGCGCACGTTGAACCACGTGTATCCGGTGATGAGCAGTGAGCAGCTGGAGGCCTATCTGCAAGACCTGGCTTGGCGGGGAGTGGACCCCTGGAACCATGTGAGCCAACTGCTACAGGCCAAGGTCAGCCTCAAGCAGGCATTGCAAGCCTGGCGAAATGACGCAGGACTGAACATTGTTCGCCGCCTGCGTCGTTTCAAGGTTGCCAGGCGCATTACGGCAAGCTGGCAGCGCTTTACCCCAGGGGAGGTGGCGGGTGACTACCACCTGACCCTCGTGGGTGAGCGGGTGGGTGAGTTGCCGACCTTGCCTGACAATGTGAGTTTCGACCACATCACGCACCTGACCCTGCGCGATATGCAGGTGACGAGCCTTGATGCAGGCTTTCTTGGTCGCTTCAGCAAGGTACGCAACCTGGACTTGCGGAACAACCAGCTGACGCGCCTTCCCGCAGGTATCGAGCAACTGACCGAACTGAGGACCCTGCGCCTTGGCGGCAACCAGATCGTGCTTTCCAGCGAGGATAACCTGCGTTTGAGCCAGCTTGTGGAACTGCGCCGCCTGGAGCTCAACGGCAACCCGGTCGGTTTGCTGCCACCCTTGGCGTCTTTCCCCCTGCTGCGCCGGCTGTCCTTGCGCAACACCGGGCTGGGCGAACTGCCCGCTGATCTGGCCAGGCACGGTAATCTGGAGTTGCTGGACATGCGTGACAACCAGATCCAGACGCTGCCTGAAGCGTTGTCTTTAGTGCCGCTTCGCCTGTGGCGGGGCCTGGAGCTGCACGACAATCCACTCTCGGACGAAACCCTGCAGCGCTTGCAGTTGGCCAGGGCGTCGGCCGGGGCCGCTGAGCGGCGACGTGTAGCCCATGCCACTGCGATCCCGAATGCTGCAGCCCCTTGGTTGTCAGGATTCACGCCGGCCCAGCGCGAGGTGCGATTGGCGAGCTGGAACCGCTTGAACCAGGAAGCCGGGGCGCAGGATCTGTTCCGCTTTTTCTCTGATTTACGCGCCCTGCGTGAATACGACGCACAACCGCGCGACCTGCAGGCCCGGGTGTGGCATATCCTCGAGGCCTGCGAGCAGCACGCTGAAGTACGCGCGAGCCTGTTCGAGCAAGTTGCCCGGCCGCGCAGTTGCAGTGACGAGTTGCTGCTGACGCTCAGCGAGCTGGAGGTTGGCGCGCTGGTCGCCAAGGCCGGTACAGCCGGTACCGGGTTACAGAAGGAGCGGGCGCTGGTCAGGCTGGGGCGTTCGTTGTTCCGCCTGGACAAAGTCAACGCAATTGCCGCGCGGCATATTGCGGATTACTTCTCGAACGATCCCGTTGAGGTTTACCTGACCTATCGCGTCAGGCTGGCAGATAGTCTCGACCTTCCCGTGCAGCCCAGCCATCTTTCGTACGAGAGTTTCAGTGGAGTTGGCCGTGAAGACCTGGACGCCGCGCGCAGCGAGGTGCTGCGGCAGGAAACGCCACAAGCCTTGGCGCAGGCGCTGGCAGATCGAACCTTCTGGCAGGACTACCTGCAGGAGCAGCAGGCGGCGCGCTTCAGCCGCCTGGACGAGCCTTTTCAGCAGCGCCTGGATGCGTTGCTCGAACAATCGAAAACGCTGAGTGATGGCGACTATTTTGCCCAGGTCGAGCATATCTGCGCAGCGCGTGAGGTCGCGAAACGGCAGCTTTTGCTTGAGTTGAGCCGTGAGGCAATCCAGCGCCACGGCCTGTGA
- a CDS encoding Csu type fimbrial protein encodes MNAWRRGLVASVLLLPSSTAWALCSSVATLPAAFGSLNSTQVRNTVQTASSLNSGLQCTGSLLTLLSSGDHFYATITPASGGLVGPTGDVIPYTLYADNTTRYPITRGVAYDFARNGILDLLGLLGGTTPKAVPIYMRTQIGSNVAAGLYQEALTVAWSWDYCSGIGALGICLGRDIGSGSQLLNVSLTVTNDCQITTPDISFASAPVVAGFGTVSQGINVSCTKGSSYTVGLGDGQNVSGGRRRMKSSANNYLAYDIFKSAGTVRWGASGAARRSSTDADINPGVGTGTGSQVFNYNAKVYTDQATPPAANYTDSVILDVQF; translated from the coding sequence ATGAATGCCTGGCGGCGGGGCCTGGTGGCGAGCGTGCTGCTGTTGCCGAGCAGTACGGCCTGGGCGCTTTGTTCGTCGGTGGCCACCTTGCCGGCAGCGTTTGGCAGCCTTAATTCGACGCAGGTTCGCAACACGGTACAGACGGCTTCCAGCCTCAACTCCGGGTTGCAGTGCACCGGTTCGCTGCTGACCTTGCTCAGCAGCGGTGATCATTTCTACGCCACGATCACGCCCGCCTCGGGTGGGCTGGTCGGCCCGACAGGCGATGTCATTCCCTACACGCTGTATGCCGACAACACCACCCGCTACCCGATTACCCGGGGTGTGGCCTACGACTTCGCCCGCAACGGCATCCTCGACTTGCTGGGGCTGCTCGGCGGTACCACGCCCAAGGCGGTGCCGATCTATATGCGCACCCAGATTGGCAGCAATGTCGCGGCCGGGTTGTATCAAGAGGCCCTGACCGTGGCCTGGAGCTGGGATTATTGTTCGGGGATTGGCGCGTTGGGGATATGCCTTGGGCGCGACATCGGCTCGGGTAGCCAGCTCTTGAACGTGAGCCTGACGGTGACCAACGATTGCCAGATCACCACGCCTGACATCAGCTTCGCCAGTGCGCCGGTGGTGGCGGGGTTCGGCACGGTGAGCCAGGGCATAAACGTGTCATGCACCAAGGGCAGCAGCTACACGGTAGGGCTGGGTGACGGGCAGAACGTGTCCGGTGGGCGGCGGCGGATGAAGTCTTCGGCCAACAACTACCTGGCCTATGACATTTTCAAAAGTGCCGGCACCGTGCGCTGGGGGGCGTCCGGGGCTGCCAGGCGTTCCAGTACGGATGCCGACATCAACCCCGGCGTAGGTACCGGCACGGGTAGCCAGGTGTTCAACTACAACGCCAAGGTCTATACCGATCAGGCGACACCGCCGGCTGCGAACTACACCGACAGTGTGATACTGGATGTGCAGTTCTGA
- a CDS encoding M14 family metallopeptidase, translating into MTVTLSPLQIDCDFDSGNIQVLDASNPAQVHLAIRPDTHSGHYQWFHFKVSGLTPGQVHRFSLDNASGSSYKNAWSGYNAVASYDQQRWFRVPSQFDGTALSFEVKAEQDQIWFAYFEPYPRARHNQLIERACQLPGVELLASGRSVQGRDIPLLRAGDGAEGKRKLWLIAQQHPGEHMAEWFMEGVIDRLQANDTVVEQLLAKADLYLIPNMNPDGAFLGHLRTNFKGKDLNRAWQDASVEFSPEVFFAQAQMKQYGVDAFIDVHGDEEIPHVFTAACEGNPGYTPRLAKLEEQFRSTLCSLTRDFQTVHGYTRDEPGQANTTLACNAVGMAHDCLSLTLEMPFKDHDDAPDAVTGWSGARSKALAGAVLETLASMVGDLR; encoded by the coding sequence ATGACCGTGACGCTGTCCCCCCTGCAGATCGACTGCGATTTCGACTCCGGCAACATACAGGTACTGGATGCCAGCAACCCGGCCCAGGTACACCTGGCCATTCGCCCGGACACCCACAGCGGCCACTACCAGTGGTTCCACTTCAAGGTCAGCGGGCTCACACCGGGGCAGGTCCATCGCTTCAGCCTGGACAACGCTTCTGGCTCCTCGTACAAGAATGCGTGGAGCGGCTACAACGCTGTGGCCAGCTACGACCAGCAGCGCTGGTTCCGTGTGCCAAGCCAGTTCGACGGTACGGCGCTATCGTTCGAGGTGAAGGCTGAACAGGACCAGATCTGGTTCGCCTACTTCGAGCCCTACCCGCGTGCCCGCCACAACCAGCTGATCGAACGTGCCTGCCAACTCCCGGGGGTCGAGTTGCTGGCCAGCGGCCGCAGTGTCCAGGGCCGTGATATCCCCCTGCTGCGGGCAGGCGACGGTGCCGAAGGCAAGCGCAAGCTGTGGCTGATTGCCCAGCAGCATCCGGGCGAGCACATGGCCGAATGGTTCATGGAAGGCGTGATCGACCGCCTGCAGGCCAACGATACGGTGGTCGAGCAATTGCTGGCCAAGGCCGACCTTTACCTGATCCCCAACATGAACCCCGACGGCGCCTTCCTCGGCCACCTGCGCACCAACTTCAAGGGCAAGGACCTCAACCGCGCCTGGCAGGACGCCAGCGTCGAATTCAGCCCGGAAGTGTTCTTTGCACAGGCGCAGATGAAGCAGTACGGTGTGGATGCCTTCATCGACGTGCACGGTGACGAAGAGATCCCCCACGTGTTCACGGCCGCATGCGAGGGCAACCCGGGTTACACCCCTCGGCTGGCCAAACTCGAAGAGCAGTTCCGTAGCACCTTGTGCAGCCTGACTCGCGACTTCCAGACGGTGCATGGCTATACCCGTGACGAGCCCGGACAGGCGAACACGACGCTGGCCTGCAATGCGGTGGGCATGGCCCATGACTGCCTGTCACTGACGCTGGAAATGCCGTTCAAGGACCATGACGACGCGCCCGATGCCGTCACCGGGTGGTCGGGGGCGCGCTCCAAGGCACTGGCCGGGGCGGTGCTGGAGACCTTGGCCAGCATGGTTGGGGATTTGCGCTGA